One Candidatus Paceibacterota bacterium DNA segment encodes these proteins:
- a CDS encoding TraR/DksA C4-type zinc finger protein, translating to MSLLRTDPSAMRIRPDDSGIAEQIAIQDAAAATARALANATPNIQGTCQECQNPIGEKRLAALPTAKRCIACEEAREKTLKGGAPVRRKHPAYRLL from the coding sequence ATGAGTTTGTTGAGGACGGACCCCAGCGCGATGCGCATTCGGCCGGACGATTCGGGCATTGCCGAACAGATCGCCATCCAAGATGCGGCGGCGGCAACGGCCCGCGCGCTCGCCAACGCGACGCCCAACATCCAGGGCACCTGTCAGGAGTGCCAGAATCCGATTGGGGAGAAGCGTCTGGCGGCGCTCCCCACGGCAAAGCGTTGCATCGCATGCGAGGAAGCGCGCGAGAAGACGCTCAAGGGTGGCGCTCCGGTACGTCGCAAGCATCCGGCGTACCGCCTCCTGTAG
- a CDS encoding Gmad2 immunoglobulin-like domain-containing protein produces MNTRISAIVIALLVIASVLFMARDRASAPEASLSPTPEPNIVVTSPRAGDLVSNPFTVTGRARVFENTFSYRLLGANNEVLFEYFGTADAPDIGQFGDFEVKVPIPSGAPADLTLQVFEYSAKDGSIVNLVSVPVRVKDTTTTTFQVFFQHEQKQKASDPQLLSCDIVFPVSRTVFKTSEVAYLALQELLSGVRPAEAAQGFSSTIPKHVGVNRIAISNGIASVDFSNDMGGGSCAVTARRAQLEKTLKQFPTVKQTVFSVFGGTENILQP; encoded by the coding sequence ATGAATACGCGTATTTCTGCTATCGTTATTGCGCTTCTTGTGATCGCGAGCGTTCTGTTTATGGCGCGGGATCGTGCTTCTGCTCCTGAAGCATCGCTTTCACCTACGCCCGAGCCGAATATCGTGGTGACGTCTCCGCGTGCCGGTGATCTCGTGAGTAATCCTTTCACCGTGACTGGGCGCGCAAGGGTGTTTGAGAACACATTTAGTTACCGACTCTTGGGAGCAAACAACGAAGTGCTCTTTGAGTATTTCGGCACTGCTGACGCGCCTGACATTGGTCAGTTCGGGGACTTTGAAGTAAAGGTTCCGATCCCTTCAGGGGCACCAGCGGATCTCACACTACAAGTATTTGAGTATTCGGCAAAGGATGGTTCTATTGTGAACCTTGTATCTGTACCTGTGCGCGTGAAAGACACAACCACAACCACGTTCCAAGTGTTTTTTCAGCATGAACAAAAGCAAAAAGCATCTGATCCGCAGCTCCTTTCCTGTGACATTGTATTTCCGGTGAGTCGTACGGTATTTAAGACAAGTGAAGTCGCATATCTGGCGCTTCAAGAACTCCTTTCCGGCGTGAGGCCAGCCGAGGCGGCTCAAGGATTTTCGTCCACCATTCCGAAACATGTCGGCGTAAATCGCATTGCCATTTCCAACGGCATTGCGTCTGTTGATTTCAGCAATGACATGGGCGGCGGCTCGTGTGCAGTGACTGCACGGCGTGCGCAGCTGGAAAAAACGTTGAAGCAATTTCCAACCGTAAAACAAACAGTCTTCTCTGTGTTTGGTGGCACAGAAAACATTCTCCAACCATAG
- a CDS encoding AI-2E family transporter translates to MRTDQHRFLFWFLMALFAVAVLILWPFFGSLVLAGAVAIALAPVTAWTHRLIPIKGFAALLNVLGVVVLILAPILTLGALALEQATGLYLALANQTDDIPRITLALQNMIGAFLPDSFAFAEVDVSAWATTAVRWAITHIGALLSGILQGIATFALMLLVLYYFFKDGQDLRAFIIRHSPLADTYDERVLHRVGVAVNAVMRGSLLIALVQGAITGFGFYLFSVPNPALWGSVAAVAALVPTFGTTLVNIPAIAFLVITGETSAAFALAIWAAIAVGMIDNLLGPKLMGQGTHLHPLIVLLSVLGGVSFFGPLGILLGPLTFSTLFAVWDIYMETREGGTIESA, encoded by the coding sequence ATGCGTACCGATCAACACCGTTTTCTCTTTTGGTTTCTCATGGCTCTCTTTGCAGTTGCAGTTTTAATCTTGTGGCCGTTCTTTGGATCACTCGTGCTCGCCGGCGCTGTTGCCATTGCCCTTGCGCCAGTCACAGCATGGACACATCGCCTCATCCCCATTAAGGGATTCGCAGCGCTCCTGAATGTTCTCGGTGTGGTGGTGTTGATTCTTGCACCAATTCTGACGCTCGGCGCACTCGCACTAGAACAGGCAACGGGGCTATATCTTGCGCTTGCAAACCAGACTGACGATATTCCGCGCATCACCCTAGCACTCCAAAATATGATCGGCGCGTTTCTGCCCGATTCATTTGCCTTCGCAGAAGTTGATGTAAGTGCATGGGCGACCACCGCCGTTCGCTGGGCCATTACACACATCGGCGCGCTGCTCTCCGGCATCCTCCAAGGGATTGCTACATTCGCACTTATGCTCTTGGTGCTTTACTACTTCTTCAAAGATGGACAGGATCTTCGAGCATTCATCATTCGTCACAGTCCTCTTGCCGACACTTACGATGAACGCGTTCTTCATCGTGTAGGAGTTGCCGTGAATGCGGTAATGCGCGGCTCGCTTCTCATCGCACTTGTGCAGGGAGCGATTACAGGATTTGGGTTTTATCTCTTTAGCGTTCCCAATCCGGCTTTATGGGGCAGTGTCGCCGCCGTCGCCGCGCTTGTACCCACGTTTGGGACAACGCTGGTGAATATCCCTGCAATTGCTTTTCTCGTCATTACTGGTGAAACAAGCGCGGCATTTGCGCTCGCAATTTGGGCAGCGATCGCAGTTGGCATGATTGATAACCTCCTAGGGCCAAAACTTATGGGACAAGGCACACATCTCCATCCCCTTATTGTGCTCCTCAGCGTTCTCGGAGGCGTGAGCTTCTTTGGCCCTCTCGGGATCTTACTCGGCCCCCTCACGTTCAGCACGCTCTTTGCAGTATGGGATATCTATATGGAAACCCGCGAAGGCGGGACCATAGAATCGGCCTAG
- a CDS encoding HU family DNA-binding protein encodes MMNTIKKNQVAQMLAEKMGVSKKDGVMWLESFIELLTNHLRKGDKINLSGFGIFKVADRKAREGRNPRTGETIHIKASKKMRFTPAKVLKEAVQ; translated from the coding sequence ATGATGAATACAATCAAAAAGAACCAAGTAGCACAGATGCTCGCAGAAAAGATGGGCGTCTCGAAGAAAGACGGCGTCATGTGGCTCGAATCGTTTATCGAGTTGTTGACCAACCATCTCCGCAAGGGTGACAAAATCAACTTGAGCGGTTTCGGCATTTTTAAGGTTGCTGACCGCAAAGCCCGCGAAGGCCGCAACCCTCGCACTGGCGAAACAATCCACATTAAGGCATCGAAGAAGATGCGCTTCACGCCAGCTAAAGTCCTCAAAGAAGCAGTTCAGTAA